The genomic stretch GCGATTCTTGAGACCCGTCCACCAGTGGTAACCGTCATGGGTCACGTTGACCATGGTAAAACTTCATTGCTAGATTATATTCGTAGCAGTCGTGTTGCGACCGGTGAAGCTGGCGGTATCACACAACATATTGGCGCTTATCACGTTGAAACAGATCGCGGTATGGTCACTTTCCTAGATACCCCTGGCCATGAAGCATTTACTGCAATGCGCGCACGTGGTGCTAAGGCAACGGACATTGTGATTTTGGTCGTGGCGGCAGATGATGGCGTGATGCCACAAACCATTGAAGCCGTTCACCATGCAAAAGCTGCAGGTGTGCCACTCGTTGTAGCAGTGAATAAAATTGATAAGCCGGATGCTAATTCTGAGCGCGTGAAGCAAGAACTTGTTGCTGAAGAAGTGGTGCCTGAAGATTGGGGTGGCGATACCATGTTCGTAGAAGTCTCTGCAAAAACAGGTAAAGGCATTGATGCTTTATTAGAAGCTGTCTTGCTGCAAGCTGAAGTGCTTGAATTAAAGGCGCCTAAGAACACGCCAGCTAAAGGTTTAGTGATTGAAGGCCGTCTAGATAAAGGTCGTGGTCCTGTTTCAACAATTCTTGTGCAATCAGGTACATTAAAACGTGGTGACATGATCCTCGCTGGTAGCGCTTTTGGTCGCGTTCGTGCAATGTTGGATGAAGCGGGTAATGATATTAAAGAGGCTGGCCCATCTATTCCTGTTGAGATTTTAGGTCTTTCAGATGTACCTAACTCTGGTGAAGAAGTCATTGTGTTGAACGATGAGCGTAAAGCGCGTGAAATCGCCTTGTTCCGTCAAGGTAAATTCCGTGATGTGAAATTAGCTAAACAACAAGCAGCGAAGCTTGAAAACATGTTTGAAAACATGGGTGAAGGTGAAGTGAAAACATTAGCCTTGATTATTAAATCAGACGTTCAAGGTTCATATGAAGCGCTTGCTACTTCATTACAAAAACTATCGACAGATGAAGTAAAAGTAAACATTATTCACACGGGTGTTGGTGCCGTGACTGAATCAGACGTGAACTTGAGCGTTGCTTCTAAAGCTGTATTGATTGGCTTTAACGTGCGTGCAGATGCTGGCGCACGCAAACTGATCGAAAGCTCAGGCGTTGATGTACGTTACTACAACATCATTTACGAAGCTGTGGATGAAATTAAAGCAGCACTTGGTGGCATGTTGGCACCAGAGAAGAAAGAAAGCGCCATTGGCTTGGTTGAAATCCGTGAGGTTTACCGTATTTCTAAAGTTGGCGCGGTGGCTGGATGTTACGTGCAAGATGGTGTAATTAAACGTAACTCCAAGATTCGTGTGCTACGTGGTGATGTGATCATCCACACAGGCGAGCTCGATTCACTTAAACGCTTCAAAGATGATGTTAAAGAAGTGAAATCTAACTTCGAGTGCGGTTTGTCATTGAAGAACTACAACGACATTGAAGTGGGTGATTTGTTAGAAGTCTACGAAGTTGTTGAAGTGGCTAGAACGCTCTAATGGCTAAAGATTTCGCAAGAAGCGACCGTGTGGCTGAGCAAATGCGCCGTGAGTTAGCGGATTTGCTTCAGTTTGAAGTAAAAGATCCACGTGTGGGGATGGTTACGGTGACGGAAGTTGAAGTTACTGGTGACATGGCACATGCAAAGATTTATTACAGTACGGCTGAACAGGACGCGAAATCCGCAGCTGAGCTACAAAAAGGTTTAGAAAAGACCGCTGGCTTCTTACGCAGTCAGCTTTCTAAGCGTATGTTGCTTCGCACAGTCCCTCAGCTTCATTTTGTCTACGATGCTTCGATTGATAATGGCATGAAATTAACACGCCTCATCAATCAAGCTTTGGCAGATAGTCCTAAAGAATAATTCTCTTCAGAATTTAAATCTGCCAAATGGCGCAATTCAAAAGAGTTAAACGCAATATCAACGGCGTGTTGTTGCTCGACAAGCCCATCGGTTTTTCATCCAATCAAGCCTTACAAAAAGTAAAATGGTTGTTCCAAGCAGCCAAAGCTGGGCACACCGGCACATTAGATCCGCTTGCAACTGGCTTGCTACCTATTTGCTTGGGTGAGGCGACTAAGTTTGCACAATACGTGACTGATGCAGATAAAACCTATATAGCAACCGTAAAGTTTGGCGCCACGACAACAACGGGCGACGCCGAGGGTGAGGTAATTGCGACCGGTGATGTGAATTTTACTCGCCAGCAGCTTGAGTCCGTCTGCCAATCTTTTATCGGCGAAATCAGCCAGGTCCCACCGATGTATTCAGCGTTGAAGTTCGAAGGCAAGGCCTTGTATGAGTATGCGCGTGAAGGGGTTGATATTGAGCGCCAATCACGGCAGGTCACCATCACAGACATCACCATTCATCGTTTTGATGCTGATGTTGCCGAAATAACGGTGAATTGCAGTAAAGGCACCTATATTCGGACCTTAGCCGAAGATATTGGCAACGCGCTTGGTTGTGGTGCTCACTTAATCGGTTTGCGAAGAATTGAAACGGCGGGCTATCAGTTAGCTGATGCGATTACGCTTGAGCAACTAGAACAGAGAATTAAAAACACGCCTGTCGAGTCTTTGCAGAGCTTAATTTTGCCAATTGACTCTGCCATTGCTTATTTACCAGCAGTGACCCTAAATGGCGATGCCGCACACTATCTCATGCAAGGCCAAGCCGTGTGGGTTTCAGGACAAATTCCGCATGGTGAAATCCGTTTGTTTGATGAAAATTCACGATTTCTTGGATTGGGATTTTTACAGGACGATGGAAAAATCGCACCTAAGCGCTTAATGCGAGATTTTTCTTAATTCTGCTTGATAAATCACAAGCTTAGAGATAGAATCCCGACCCTAGTCGTAAATGAATGTATGAGCGGATTCCCTGCTTTTACATTGACGCTAACTTAAAGGAAATAAAAGATGGCAATGACCACACAAGATACCGCTAAAGTTGTCGCAGACTTTCAGCGCGCTCCAGCAGATACAGGTAGTCCAGAAGTGCAAGTTGCATTGTTAACTGCACGTATCACCTACCTAACAGAACATTTCAAATCTAACAAAAAAGACAATCACTCACGTCGTGGTTTGCTAGCGATGGTTAGTCAACGTCGTAGTTTGTTGGACTATTTAAAACGTAAAGATCTAAGCCGTTATCAAGTCTTGATTGAGCGCTTAGGTATTCGTAAGTAAGTTTTTGCAAAAAGCGATATACGATTTTTGCAGTTGAATAAAAAGCCAGAAGCATTACGCAAGCGCGTGGTGCTTTTGGCTTTTTTGTTGTACCAAAGTGGCGTCATGCCATCTATCGTTGCGCATTATTAGGGTTGTAAATAATGCGCATTAATGTGAAAAAGGAAGACAAATGTTTAATAAAGTAAAAAAGAGTATTCAATACGGTGCGCATGAGCTCACCTTAGAAACAGGTGAAATTGCACGCCAAGCAGATGGCGCTGTGATGGTGACTTATGGCGACACAGCAGTATTGGTCACTGTCGTTGGTAAAACCGAAGTTAAAGCGGGTCAAGACTTCTTCCCGTTGACTGTTGATTACCAAGAACGTACCTACGCTGCAGGTAAAATCCCAGGTGGCTTTTTCAAACGTGAAGGCCGTCCTTCAGAAAAAGAAACACTGACATCACGTTTAATCGATCGCCCATTGCGTCCATTATTCCCAGAAGCTTTTTACAATGAAGTACAAGTTGTTGCTACTGTGATGTCATCAGATAGCGAAATCGATCCAGACATTCCTGCCATTATCGGTGCATCAGCAGCGATGGCAATTTCAGGTATTCCTTTCTACGGCCCACTAGGTGCTGCACGTGTTGGTTACATTGATGGTGAATACATCATCAACCCATCAGCAACGCAAATGAAAGAGACTGAGTTGGATTTAGTGGTTGCAGCGACTGCAAGTGCTGTGATGATGGTTGAGTCAGAAGCGAAAGAGTTGCCAGAAGATGTCATGTTGGGTGCTGTTGTATTTGGCCATGAGCAAATGCAAGCAGTGATTAACATGATTAATGAGATGGCAGCTGAAGTTGCTAAAGAAGCTTGGGACTGGACACCTCCAGCGCCAAATACAGCAGTGATTGAAAAAGTTACAGCAATCGCGAATGCAGACATTAACGCTGCATACCAAATCAAATCAAAAGGTGCGCGCTCTACGAAGTTAGACGAAATCAAAAATCGCGTCATGGCTGAGTTGATTACTGAAGAAACTTCTACACAAGAAGCGAACGAAATTAAATCAGCATTCTTTGATTTAGAAGCAAAAGTTGTGCGTAGCCAAATCTTGAACGGTGAGCCGCGTATTGATGGCCGTGATACTCGAACAGTCCGTCCTATTACGATCCGTACAGGTGTGTTGCCACGTACCCATGGTTCAGCATTGTTTACGCGTGGTGAGACACAGGCGTTGGTTGTAGCGACATTGGGCACAGGCCGTGATGAGCAAACAATTGATGCGCTTGAAGGTGCTTATAACGACCGTTTCATGTTGCATTACAACATGCCTCCATACGCGACTGGCGAAACAGGCCGCGTTGGTACTCCAAAACGTCGTGAAATCGGCCATGGCCGTTTAGCTAAGCGTGCTTTGATTGCTGCGCTTCCTTCACAAGAGGACTTTGGTTACACCATCCGTATCGTTTCTGAAATTACAGAATCAAACGGTTCTAGCTCAATGGCTTCAGTGTGTGGCGGTTGCTTGGCGTTGATGGATGCTGGCGTGCCAGTTAAATCACACGTTGCTGGTATCGCAATGGGCTTGATTAAAGAAGGTAACCGTGTAGCTGTGTTAACAGACATCTTAGGTGATGAAGATCACTTGGGCGACATGGATTTTAAAGTAGCGGGTACAGAAGAAGGTATTACTGCACTTCAAATGGACATCAAGATTACAGGGATTACTGCTGAAATCATGCAAGTGGCATTGTCACAAGCTAAAGAAGGCCGTATGCACATCTTGGGTATCATGAAGTCATCAATGGATACTTCACGTACTGAATTGTCAGCATTTGCACCACGTATCATCACGATGAAAATCAACCCAGAGAAGATTCGTGATGTGATTGGTAAAGGCGGTGCTGTTATTCGTGCTTTGACTGAAGAAACTGGCGCGACGATTGATATTGAAGATGACGGTACAATCAAAATTGGTTGCGTAAGTGCTGAAGCAGGCGAAGAAGCTAAAAGACGCATTGAAGCGATTACTGCTGAAGTTGAAATCGGCCAAGTTTACGAAGGTCCAGTGATTAAACTATTAGACTTTGGTGCAATTGTTTCATTGCTACCAGGTAAAGATGGTTTGTTGCACATCTCACAAATTGCACACGAACGTGTGAATGCTGTGGGCGACTTCTTAAAAGAGGGTCAAATCGTTAAAGTTAAAGTAGTTGAGGCTGATGAGAAGGGCCGTGTGCGTCTAAGCATGAAGGCTTTGATTGATGCACCAGTTGCTGCAGAAACACCAGCTGCCGAGTAATTTGTAATAACGGCAGTGAATAAAAAAAAGGCCCGAGCAATCGGGCCTTTTTGTTTTTTTACGAAGAAGCTAATTATTTGGCGACTTGTCTCTCACGCATCTCATCTAGGGTTTTGCAGTCAATACATAGGGTAGCTGTTGGGCGAGCCTCAAGACGTTTTAGACCAATCTCGATACCACAGCCATTGCAATAACCATACTCGTGCTCACTAATCTTTCTTAAAGTGCTTTCGATTTTCTTAATCAGTTTACGTTCGCGGTCACGATTGCGTAGTTCTAAAGTCATGTCTGACTCTTGGCTAGCCCTATCATTTGGATCTGCGAACATCGTCACTTCGTCCTGCATCGTGTGCACTGTGCGGTCGATGTCATGACTTAATTCGTTCTTCCATTCAGTCAAAATCGCTGTGAAATGCGCAAGTTGCTTATCATTCATGTACTCCTCATTAGCAGTTGCTACATAAGGAACAAATTGTTTTGAGATTTCAGCCATGTGACCCTTGAAGATTTAAATGATGATTGACTTAACTGCCATTAACATAAAATTAAGGCGGTGCAAAGTGTACACGTATTGCTTAATGTATGCAAAGTTGTTAAATCAATCATAATTGTTATTTATACGCCACGTAACTCCATGGCTAATAATGTATTTTCCATGAGTGTGGCCACTGTCATTGGCCCAACGCCACCTGGTACAGGCGTAATCCAGCCGGCACGCTCTTTTGCCGTTTCAAAATCAACGTCACCGCAGATGGTGCCATTATCTAAACGATTAATACCAATGTCCACGACGATAGCACCAGGTTTGATCCAATCGCCTTTAATTAAGCCAGCTTTGCCTGCGGCAGCCACTACTAAATCAGCGCGTGCAATGTTGCCTTGTAAGTCTTTAGTATGACGATGACAACAAGTCACCGTACACCCTGCAAGTAAAAGCTCAAGTGCCATCGGGCGGCCTACATGGTTAGAAACGCCCACAACAACTGCATCTAAGCCCTTAATATTGATGTTTGCACTATTGAGCATCTTGATCACCCCAAAAGGCGTGCACGAGCGTAAGGTGGGTTGGCGAACAGCTAAGCGACCAATGTTATATGGATGGAAGCCATCCACGTCTTTACTTGCACTGATATGCTCAATAATTAACTTCTCATCAATTTGAGGCGGTAAAGGCGACTGCACCAGGATGCCGTCGATCGTGTCGTCCTCGTTTAGTTTTTGGATGAGCGCAAATAATTCACTTTCTTTAATATCTGAGGCCAGATCATATGCGATCGAATTGATGCCGACTTTCTCGCAGGCCAATCGTTTGTTTCTTACATAGATGCTCGATGCAGGGTCGCCGCCAACCAAGATCACTGCGAGAGATGGTGCGCGCTTGCCAGCACTTAAACGTTGACTGATGCGTGACTTGATGCCGTTGAGCATGTCCTCCGCGATTGCTTTACCGCTAATAATTTGAGCCGACATAGATTTATATTTTGAGGGGCATGTAAAAAAATAGTATTTTAACAGGCTATTCGCCAATATTAGAATTGACCTTTAGAATAATATGCGAGATAATCTCGCCCCTCGGGGTGTAGCGTAGCCTGGTAGCGCGCCTGCTTTGGGAGCAGGATGTCGGGAGTTCAAATCTCTCCACCCCGACCAGTTTTTGTCCCAATATTTGTATTAAGATTGTCCGACAATCTGCCCGTAGCTCAACCGGATAGAGCACCAGCCTTCTAAGCTGGGGGTTACAGGTTCGATTCCTGTCGGGCAGGCCATACAAATCCAGTTTTATGGTGGCTGTAGCTCAGTTGGTAGAGTCCCGGATTGTGATTCCGGTTGTCGTGGGTTCGAGCCCCATCAGTCACCCCAAAAACCCTAAATTATTTCAATGAGTTGATCGCGCGAACCTGTTTTGTGAATTGGTTTGACTACCTTAAGCCTTATTCGTTGAATTGATGGATGGGCAACGGATTTGCATATAGAATTTCATGACATGAGTGAAAATAAAGTTAACGATGAGGATGAGGTTATTTGTATGTGCAGCGGGACCACGCGCGCAAAGGTACGTCTCCTTTTTGAGCAGGGCCTCGATGCCGAGGCCATCTCTCGTCGAACGGGTGCGCTCTCGGGTTGCGGTGGCTGCGAGTGGGAGATTGCGGACATGCTAAAAGCCCTTACGGCAGAAAAAGCTGGGCATTAAACCTTCTTATACTTCTTCAGTGCACTTCTCGTCCTACTATCCAGCAAACTCCAAAGTCCCACTTTCTCATCGTTTTCTAGCATCTCGCATCGTTCATGCGCGAGCCTTAATTCTTCAAGTTGTACAAGCTCAGTCACTTCCTCAGCGATTTTTGCGAGTAAGTCTTTCTCATCGTTATTAAATTCTTCTAGTGCGCCTGCCGTTGGGGTAATCGAGTCTCTAGGGGCCTTAATCTCTTTCGCTTTATTTATTTCTTGCTCTTCCTCCTTGGTCTCTTTCATCTCTGACATGGGAAGATCCTCCCCTGCGTAGATATACATCCCGAGTCCATGGAGTGATATCGCTTTGGCTAAGCATCTTTGCATTGCCGTATTCACAGAGAACGCATCAGGGTTATGAATCGCCTTATTTCTAAAGTCCATCACCGGCAACTGCGCTGTTCTGGATTTACCAAAGGCATGCACCGTACAGAACACCATCATGGTCTCACCAAAGATCCTAGGTTCTGCATACTCCCAACTCGCACTCTCATCAAGTTGCAGCAGTTGATCCACTGCCCAAGACCATGACAAGTAAGCTAAGCCATTCTTACGCTCGATATAGTCATTGACGTTGATCTTCCTCAGTTCTGTGTAATGCATCATCATTTCCCTCCGCCTCAAGCCGCCTTGTCATCTAGAACAGGACCTTCAATCCCCTCATCAATCAAATACGATAGCTGAGACATGTCTTTGAAGTGGGGCGCATTTAAATTGGCGTTAATTTCTTCCATAGCCTTCTCATACATCCACTCAATACTCTTCCTATCCATCAGCTCAATGATATTGATCTCGCTATCCACAGGTCTGATCTCATCGATCTGCTCAAATACCATGCATATACACACATCATAAGAAGCTCCCTCACATGCCACCGTCGCCCACTCATAGTTCCTTGCACGTCTATTAGTCATCTCTTTTCTCCCGATTGTTGGAATTAATGTAAAATGAATAATTGTTACTTTGCATAAACAAATTTCATTCTAAATGTAATTCTAGATGAAAATATTGCACTCAGCAATACTTATTTTCATTCAGAATGAAAAAGGAGTTTTTTTGATTAAATGTCATTTGTCTCGCATCATGGGCGAGAAAAAATTAAGGGTTGCTGATGTAGCTAGGGCTGTAGGTGTTCATAGAAATGCAATTACGCTACTTTATGAAGAGACTGCTAGTCGAGTTGAAATGGATACCATAAACAAGCTTTGTGCTTTTCTGGACTGCGGAATACAGGATCTATTTGAGTATCTTCCTGAGGGTGAGAATTAGCCCTTGTTTTACAAAACGGACTAGTTCTCATTTAAAAATACCCAAAAAATAGCTCCCTAGAAAAAACAAAGCCAATCCTTTGGAATTGAAGACTAGCATTAGCTTACAGCAATTTTCTATGTAAATTACTCATTAAAATATGCTTTTTGCCAAACGAACCCAAGTGAGCGTTAAGCCATCTCTTGGATGAGATTCAGAGTTATTTGCATGATGCATAAGAATCTGTTTAGTCTGACTAACGCTTGCTGGTAAAATTCTATAGATGAATGACAATCAGCTCCTCCGCTATAGCCGCCATATTCTGCTTCCTTCTATCGCTTATGAAGGCCAAGAGTTACTAACCAAAAGCCATGCGCTGATAGTCGGTGCTGGCGGACTAGGCTCGCCAGCTGCTTTGTACATGGCCGCGGGCGGTGTCGGCACTCTAACGATTTGTGACTTTGATGAGGTGGATTTAACTAATTTACAGCGTCAAATCATCCACACCACATCCTCAGTGGGTATCAATAAAGCGCTTTCTGCTCAGCAAGCCATACAGTCGATTAATCCTGAAGTAGTTGTGAATACGGTACAAGAAAAGTCGACTGAAGCCAGCATGGCTGCTTTAATTAGTGCTGCCGATGTGGTGTTAGATTGCTCAGATAATTTTGCTACACGCTATGCCCTTAATCGGCTTTGTCACCAATATAAAAAACCGTTGGTCTCAGGTGCAGCGATTGGTTTTGAAGGTCAAATTACCGTATTTGATTTTAGGCATGAAGCTAGTCCTTGTTACCACTGTTTGTTTCCAGATGATGGTTCTGATACAGAAATGCGTTGCTCTGAGAATGGCGTATTTGCTCCGCTGGTCGGCATGATCGGTACCGCGCAAGCGGCTGAAGCGATGAAGCTTGTAATGAACATTGGTAAGAGTCTGGAAGGCCGTTTGCAATTACTAGATGCGCTGGCGATGGAATGGCGTACGATTAAGCTGAGTAAAGATTCAAAGTGCCAAGTCTGCGGCACAAAATCCTCAATCTAATTTTTGATGACGGCTGTCAAGCTGATATGGCTGATACAAGGCCTTATGTTAAAATTACGGCATGAATACAGACACCCAACAAAACAACACGGCCGCAGTTAGCGAACTCGCCAAGTCCTTTGACCCCAAAACCCTTGAAAGTAAGTGGTATGAATTCTGGGAAAGCCAAGGCTATTATGCTGCTGGTTTAGACACCACCAAGCAAGATAACTTTTGCATCTTGCTGCCACCACCCAATGTAACAGGCACCTTGCACATGGGGCATGGCTTTAACCAAACCATTATGGACGCGTTAACGCGTTACCACCGCATGCGCGGCGATAACACGCTTTGGCAGCCGGGCACTGACCATGCAGGGATTGCAACGCAAATCGTTGTTGAGCGTCAATTAGATGCCCAAGGCGTGAGCCGTCATGATTTAGGCCGAGAGAAATTCCTAGAAAAAGTTTGGGAATGGAAAGAATACTCAGGCGGCACAATAACGAAGCAAATGCGACGCTTGGGCACATCACCTGACTGGTCGCGTGAGCGCTTCACGATGGATGCTGGCCTTAATAAAGTGGTGACTGAAAGTTTTGTGCGCCTGTATAACGAAGGTTTGATTTACCGCGGTAAACGCTTGGTGAATTGGGATCCGAAACTTGGCACAGCCGTTTCAGATTTGGAAGTGATTTCCGAAGAAGAAGATGGCTCAATGTGGCATATCAACTACCCATTGGCAGATGGCTCAGGCCAATTAACCGTTGCAACGACACGTCCTGAGACGATGTTGGGCGACGTTGCGGTGATGGTGCATCCTGAAGATGAGCGTTATAAACACCTCATTGGCAAGCAAGTGAAGCTGCCTTTATGCAACCGTGAAATCCTGATTATTGCTGACGATTATGTGGATAAAGAGTTTGGCACAGGCGTTGTAAAAGTGACGCCAGCGCATGACTTTAATGACAATATGGTCGGCCAAAGACAAGGTTTGGATAAGATCATTATCTTGAACCTTGAAGGTTTCGTACCAAGCACTGCAGAAGTCTATGCCGCCAATGGCGAGGCAAAACAATCGATCGATTTACCTAAAAATCTAGTGGGCTTAGAGCGCTTTGCGGCGCGTAAGCAAATCGTTGCTGATTTAGAAGCGCAAGGCTACCTAGTTAAGATTGATAAACACAAACTTAAAGTGCCACGCGGCGACCGTACAGGCGTTGTAATTGAGCCGATGTTGACTGATCAATGGTTTGTGGCGATGAGTAAACCATCGGCAGATGGTAAGAGCATTACGCAAAAAGCGATAGATGTTGTGGCTTCTGGTGAGATTAAGTTTTATCCAGAAAATTGGGTCAATACTTACAACCAATGGCTCAATAACATTCAAGATTGGTGTATTTCTCGCCAGCTTTGGTGGGGTCATCAAATCCCTGCTTGGTATAGCGATGATGGCAAAGTGTATGTGGCACATGATGAAGCCGAAGCAAAAGATTTGGCCGCCAAAGATGGTTATGCAGGTAACTTGAAACGAGATGATGATGTCCTTGACACTTGGTATTCATCAGCGCTTTGGCCTTTCTCACTTTAGACTGGACTGGCGACGAAGCGAAAGATGCTACCAATATTGCGCTACAACAGTACTTACCTTCATCTGTGCTGGTGACCGGTTTCGATATTATTTTCTTCTGGGTCGCGCGCATGGTCATGATGACCAAGCACATCACAGGAAAAATCCCATTTAAAGACGTTTATGTGCACGGCTTAATCCGCGATGCGGAAGGTCAAAAAATGTCTAAATCAAAAGGCAACGTGCTTGATCCGATTGATTTGATTGATGGCATTTCGCTAGAAGATTTACTGAAAAAACGCACTACTGGCTTGATGAATCCTAAGCAAGCGGAAAGCATTGAAAAGAAAACACGTAAAGAATTCCCTGAAGGAATTTCAGCTTTTGGTACGGATGCGTTGCGCTTTACCTTTGCAAGTCTTGCCAGCCCTGGCCGTGATATCAAATTTGATATGCAACGCTGTGAAGGCTACCGTAATTTCTGCAACAAGCTTTGGAACGCAACCCGCTTTGTGCTGATGAATACTGAAGGCCAAGATTGTGGACTTGAGCAATGTAGCACTAAGCCAGAGAACTATTTGAGCTTCTCACAGGCAGATCGCTGGATTGTGAGTTTA from Candidatus Methylopumilus turicensis encodes the following:
- a CDS encoding HesA/MoeB/ThiF family protein, with protein sequence MNDNQLLRYSRHILLPSIAYEGQELLTKSHALIVGAGGLGSPAALYMAAGGVGTLTICDFDEVDLTNLQRQIIHTTSSVGINKALSAQQAIQSINPEVVVNTVQEKSTEASMAALISAADVVLDCSDNFATRYALNRLCHQYKKPLVSGAAIGFEGQITVFDFRHEASPCYHCLFPDDGSDTEMRCSENGVFAPLVGMIGTAQAAEAMKLVMNIGKSLEGRLQLLDALAMEWRTIKLSKDSKCQVCGTKSSI